In Hydrogenispora ethanolica, a single genomic region encodes these proteins:
- a CDS encoding class II fructose-bisphosphate aldolase: MLVTSKEMILDAQKKGYAVPAINTQGGNYDIIRAICYAAEELRSPVILAHYVSTAAYSGNEWFAEVAKYLARKVSVPVAIHLDHGDSFATCVQAVHYGFTSIMLDCSAESIADNIRHTHEVLKFCRALAIPVEAEVGELVRLDAGGQALANKNLASVEDVREFLAGCSPDMLAVGIGNAHGFYHGQPEIHLEILEAVRQITAIPLVLHGCTGMPDETVQAAIRLGVAKINFGTLIRHKYLEYFQEGLDHLDHQGHSWKVSQYAEAKLEEVIRDIIRLSGSANRC; this comes from the coding sequence ATGCTGGTCACGAGCAAGGAAATGATTTTGGACGCCCAAAAAAAGGGCTACGCCGTCCCGGCCATCAATACCCAGGGCGGAAATTACGATATTATCCGGGCCATCTGTTACGCCGCCGAGGAGCTGCGCTCGCCGGTGATTCTGGCGCATTATGTCAGCACCGCCGCGTATTCGGGGAACGAATGGTTTGCGGAAGTCGCCAAATATCTGGCGCGCAAGGTATCGGTGCCCGTGGCAATTCACCTTGACCACGGCGATTCCTTTGCCACCTGCGTGCAAGCGGTTCATTACGGCTTTACCTCGATTATGCTGGATTGTTCTGCGGAGTCCATCGCCGATAATATCCGCCACACCCATGAGGTGCTCAAGTTCTGCCGGGCGCTGGCGATCCCGGTCGAAGCGGAGGTCGGGGAGCTGGTCCGGTTGGATGCCGGCGGCCAGGCCCTGGCCAATAAGAATTTGGCGTCGGTGGAGGATGTCCGGGAATTTTTGGCGGGCTGCAGCCCGGATATGCTGGCGGTGGGGATCGGCAACGCCCACGGCTTTTACCATGGCCAGCCCGAGATTCACCTGGAGATTTTGGAGGCGGTCCGTCAGATCACCGCTATTCCGTTGGTATTGCACGGCTGCACCGGCATGCCGGACGAAACGGTTCAAGCCGCAATCCGGCTGGGAGTGGCCAAGATCAATTTCGGAACCCTGATCCGCCATAAATACCTCGAATACTTCCAGGAAGGGCTGGACCATCTCGACCATCAAGGCCACTCCTGGAAGGTCTCGCAATACGCCGAGGCCAAACTGGAAGAAGTGATCCGCGACATCATCCGGCTTTCCGGGTCGGCGAACCGCTGTTAA